One Oreochromis niloticus isolate F11D_XX linkage group LG16, O_niloticus_UMD_NMBU, whole genome shotgun sequence genomic window carries:
- the LOC109197474 gene encoding olfactory receptor 10T2-like gives MNNVSVITMFFLSGFNETVSHRFVLFFLSLLCYCIICLVNVSLIVIIILDTNFHEPMYILLCVFCMNALYGTAGFFPRFLWDLLSDVHLISYYGCLIQNQVIYSFVCGELSILAVMAYDRYVAICQPLKYHSIMSKRRVIRFACFSWFTTFCIMVVNNFLTSRLKLCSPYISRLFCVNWSIVQLACFPAQTTINAIFSNITIIIYFLHGVFIVWSYMYIIQTCVKSIENRAKFMQTCVPHLVSLFTFVVAILTDLINMRLGSKELPRTLQNFIAIEFLVIPPIMNPLIYGFKLTKIRKRIYSLVIFKRTNFCFIRSDNSFTHS, from the coding sequence ATGAATAATGTTTCTGTAataacaatgttttttctttcaggttTCAATGAAACAGTCAGTCACAGGTTTgttctcttctttctcagttTGTTGTGTTACTGCATCATTTGCCTGGTCAATGTTTCTCTCATTGTGATCATCATCTTGGACACCAACTTCCATGAACCAATGTATATTCTGCTCTGTGTCTTTTGTATGAATGCACTTTATGGAACAGCAGGTTTCTTTCCCAGATTTCTCTGGGATCTCCTCTCTGATGTTCATCTCATCTCATATTACGGTTGCCTTATTCAGAATCAGGTGATTTATTCTTTTGTCTGTGGCGAACTGTCGATTCTTGCAGTCATGGCATATGACAGATATGTGGCCATATGTCAGCCACTGAAGTACCACTCTATCATGTCAAAGCGAAGAGTCATTaggtttgcatgtttttcttgGTTCACAACTTTCTGCATTATGGTTGTGAATAACTTTCTAACATCTAGACTGAAGTTATGCAGCCCGTATATTTCCAGACTCTTCTGTGTGAACTGGAGTATTGTTCAACTCGCTtgttttccagcacaaacaacAATCAATGCTATATTTTCAAATATtacaataattatttattttcttcatgGTGTTTTCATAGTTTGGTCCTATATGTATATCATTCAAACATGTGTAAAGTCTATAGAAAACAGGGCAAAGTTCATGCAAACATGTGTCCCACATCTCGTCTCATTATTTACTTTTGTTGTGGCAATACTTACTGATCTTATAAATATGCGACTGGGTTCGAAAGAGTTGCCTCGGACCCTTCAGAACTTTATAGCAATAGAGTTTCTTGTCATTCCTCCTATCATGAATCCTCTAATATACGGTTTCAAACTGACCAAAATTCGAAAAAGAATTTATAgtcttgttatttttaaaagaactaatttttgttttattcgaTCAGATAATAGTTTCACACACAGCTAA